A portion of the Lolium rigidum isolate FL_2022 chromosome 1, APGP_CSIRO_Lrig_0.1, whole genome shotgun sequence genome contains these proteins:
- the LOC124685331 gene encoding histidine-containing phosphotransfer protein 1-like: MAAAMQLNTLMSNMFATGLLDDQFQQLQMLQDPSAPDFVAEVVTLFCEDGERIIGELAKLLDKPAVDFDKVDAFVHQLKGSSASVGAQRVKNTCIQFREFCQGKSRDGCLKTLDAVRNDFYDLRSKFQTMLQLEQQVQASFYPKQ, from the exons ATGGCGGCCGCGATGCAACTCAACACCCTCATGTCCAACATGTTCGCCACG GGTTTGCTGGACGATCAGTTCCAGCAGCTGCAGATGCTCCAGGACCCGAGCGCACCGGACTTCGTTGCCGAGGTCGTCACGCTCTTCTGCGAGGACGGCGAGCGGATCATCGGCGAGCTCGCCAAACTGCT GGATAAGCCAGCTGTGGACTTCGACAAGGTGGATGCTTTTGTGCATCAGCTCAAGGGCAGCAGTGCAAG TGTTGGTGCTCAGAGAGTGAAGAATACCTGCATTCAGTTCCGTGAGTTTTGTCAGGGGAAGAGCAGAGATGG GTGCCTGAAGACACTGGATGCTGTGAGGAATGATTTCTATGATCTGCGCAGCAAGTTTCAGACCATGCTTCAg CTGGAGCAGCAGGTCCAGGCCTCCTTCTATCCTAAGCAGTAA